One Rosa chinensis cultivar Old Blush chromosome 3, RchiOBHm-V2, whole genome shotgun sequence DNA window includes the following coding sequences:
- the LOC112191656 gene encoding bZIP transcription factor TGA10 isoform X2, with product MGFSRAFEEAEERAGEQPQLETKLASFMASSLQGNQLNPQQQQPQQQDHHHHHHQQQQQQQQQHHHEIQYGMMQSSSSNIPSGNFMGSSKDSGAYDLGELDQALFLYLDGQQDHHHHHQAPHHVQDQRHQTSSGMRPPTLNIFPSEPMHVEPSSTKGVSTAGIVSSATSGSKRPSEPSMELANPRKIDAAAPSGLPEPAKTIKREGNRKGPTTSSSEQEGPKTPDPKTLRRLAQNREAARKSRLRKKAYVQQLESSRIKLTQLEQELQRARTQGMFFGGGLVGAEQGVPVGINNISSVFDMEYARWLEEHHRLMCELRAAVQEHLPENELRLFVDNCLAHYDEVMNLKSMVAKTDVFHIVSGMWKTPAERCFMWMGGFRPSEVIKIIVTQIEPLTEQQLMAICSLQQSTSEAEDALTQGLEALNQSLSDTIASDSLSMPPNMANYMGQMALAMNKLSTLEGFVRQADNLRLQTIHRLQTLLTTRQSARCLLAIAEYFHRLRALSSLWMGRPRQDHQG from the exons ATGGGGTTTTCGAGAGCTTTTGAGGAGGCAGAAGAAAGAGCAGGAGAGCAACCTCAATTGGAAACAAAGCTCGCTAGTTTCATGGCTTCCAGTCTTCAAGGAAATCAACTCAACCCGCAACAACAGCAACCACAACAACaagaccatcatcatcatcatcatcagcagcagcaacagcaacaacaacagcaTCATCATGAAATTCAATACGGAATGATGCAGTCATCATCCTCCAACATCCCATCTGGGAACTTCAT GGGAAGCAGCAAAGACAGTGGAGCATATGATCTGGGCGAGCTAGATCAAGCCCTTTTCCTCTACCTTGATGGACAacaagatcatcatcatcatcatcaagctCCTCATCACGTTCAAGACCAACGAC ATCAAACTAGCTCAGGAATGAGGCCTCCAACTTTGAACATCTTTCCATCTGAGCCTATGCATGTAGAGCCATCATCAACCAAA GGTGTTAGTACTGCAGGAATAGTTTCTTCTGCAACGAGTGGTTCAAAGAGACCATCAGAGCCATCCATGGAGTTGGCCAACCCACGCAAAATTGATGCTGCTGCTCCATCTGGACTTCCTGAACCTGCCAAGACTATCAAG CGTGAGGGTAACCGCAAGGGACCAACTACATCAAGTTCAGAGCAAGAAGGACCAAAAACACCAGACCCTAAG ACACTGAGAAGGCTTGCTCAGAATAGAGAGGCAGCCAGGAAAAGCAGGCTCAGAAAAAAG GCATATGTTCAGCAGTTAGAGTCGAGTAGGATTAAGCTCACCCAGCTGGAACAAGAGCTGCAAAGAGCTAGAACCCAG GGCATGTTCTTTGGAGGTGGTCTTGTAGGAGCAGAACAAGGTGTTCCAGTTGGTATAAACAACATTAGCTCAG TTTTCGACATGGAGTATGCTCGTTGGCTTGAGGAGCACCACCGCCTGATGTGTGAGCTCCGAGCAGCTGTGCAAGAGCATTTGCCAGAGAATGAGCTGAGGCTGTTTGTGGACAACTGTTTGGCACACTATGATGAGGTGATGAACCTCAAGAGCATGGTGGCCAAAACCGATGTGTTTCACATTGTTTCAGGCATGTGGAAGACTCCAGCTGAAAGATGCTTCATGTGGATGGGTGGATTCCGGCCCTCTGAGGTCATTAAG ATTATTGTGACCCAAATCGAGCCACTGACGGAGCAGCAACTAATGGCTATTTGTTCGTTACAACAATCCACAAGTGAAGCTGAAGACGCTCTCACCCAAGGGCTTGAAGCTCTGAACCAGTCTCTCTCAGACACCATAGCTTCCGATTCACTGAGCATGCCCCCTAACATGGCTAACTACATGGGTCAGATGGCTTTAGCCATGAACAAGCTCTCTACTCTTGAAGGGTTCGTCAGACAG GCTGATAATCTGAGGCTGCAGACGATTCACCGGCTGCAAACACTCCTGACCACTCGCCAATCAGCGCGGTGTTTGCTGGCAATCGCCGAGTACTTCCATCGCCTCCGAGCTCTCAGCTCTCTCTGGATGGGCCGTCCTAGACAAGATCATCAAGGCTAA
- the LOC112191656 gene encoding bZIP transcription factor TGA10 isoform X1 — MGFSRAFEEAEERAGEQPQLETKLASFMASSLQGNQLNPQQQQPQQQDHHHHHHQQQQQQQQQHHHEIQYGMMQSSSSNIPSGNFMGSSKDSGAYDLGELDQALFLYLDGQQDHHHHHQAPHHVQDQRHQTSSGMRPPTLNIFPSEPMHVEPSSTKGVSTAGIVSSATSGSKRPSEPSMELANPRKIDAAAPSGLPEPAKTIKREGNRKGPTTSSSEQEGPKTPDPKTLRRLAQNREAARKSRLRKKAYVQQLESSRIKLTQLEQELQRARTQGMFFGGGLVGAEQGVPVGINNISSDAAVFDMEYARWLEEHHRLMCELRAAVQEHLPENELRLFVDNCLAHYDEVMNLKSMVAKTDVFHIVSGMWKTPAERCFMWMGGFRPSEVIKIIVTQIEPLTEQQLMAICSLQQSTSEAEDALTQGLEALNQSLSDTIASDSLSMPPNMANYMGQMALAMNKLSTLEGFVRQADNLRLQTIHRLQTLLTTRQSARCLLAIAEYFHRLRALSSLWMGRPRQDHQG, encoded by the exons ATGGGGTTTTCGAGAGCTTTTGAGGAGGCAGAAGAAAGAGCAGGAGAGCAACCTCAATTGGAAACAAAGCTCGCTAGTTTCATGGCTTCCAGTCTTCAAGGAAATCAACTCAACCCGCAACAACAGCAACCACAACAACaagaccatcatcatcatcatcatcagcagcagcaacagcaacaacaacagcaTCATCATGAAATTCAATACGGAATGATGCAGTCATCATCCTCCAACATCCCATCTGGGAACTTCAT GGGAAGCAGCAAAGACAGTGGAGCATATGATCTGGGCGAGCTAGATCAAGCCCTTTTCCTCTACCTTGATGGACAacaagatcatcatcatcatcatcaagctCCTCATCACGTTCAAGACCAACGAC ATCAAACTAGCTCAGGAATGAGGCCTCCAACTTTGAACATCTTTCCATCTGAGCCTATGCATGTAGAGCCATCATCAACCAAA GGTGTTAGTACTGCAGGAATAGTTTCTTCTGCAACGAGTGGTTCAAAGAGACCATCAGAGCCATCCATGGAGTTGGCCAACCCACGCAAAATTGATGCTGCTGCTCCATCTGGACTTCCTGAACCTGCCAAGACTATCAAG CGTGAGGGTAACCGCAAGGGACCAACTACATCAAGTTCAGAGCAAGAAGGACCAAAAACACCAGACCCTAAG ACACTGAGAAGGCTTGCTCAGAATAGAGAGGCAGCCAGGAAAAGCAGGCTCAGAAAAAAG GCATATGTTCAGCAGTTAGAGTCGAGTAGGATTAAGCTCACCCAGCTGGAACAAGAGCTGCAAAGAGCTAGAACCCAG GGCATGTTCTTTGGAGGTGGTCTTGTAGGAGCAGAACAAGGTGTTCCAGTTGGTATAAACAACATTAGCTCAG ACGCTGCAGTTTTCGACATGGAGTATGCTCGTTGGCTTGAGGAGCACCACCGCCTGATGTGTGAGCTCCGAGCAGCTGTGCAAGAGCATTTGCCAGAGAATGAGCTGAGGCTGTTTGTGGACAACTGTTTGGCACACTATGATGAGGTGATGAACCTCAAGAGCATGGTGGCCAAAACCGATGTGTTTCACATTGTTTCAGGCATGTGGAAGACTCCAGCTGAAAGATGCTTCATGTGGATGGGTGGATTCCGGCCCTCTGAGGTCATTAAG ATTATTGTGACCCAAATCGAGCCACTGACGGAGCAGCAACTAATGGCTATTTGTTCGTTACAACAATCCACAAGTGAAGCTGAAGACGCTCTCACCCAAGGGCTTGAAGCTCTGAACCAGTCTCTCTCAGACACCATAGCTTCCGATTCACTGAGCATGCCCCCTAACATGGCTAACTACATGGGTCAGATGGCTTTAGCCATGAACAAGCTCTCTACTCTTGAAGGGTTCGTCAGACAG GCTGATAATCTGAGGCTGCAGACGATTCACCGGCTGCAAACACTCCTGACCACTCGCCAATCAGCGCGGTGTTTGCTGGCAATCGCCGAGTACTTCCATCGCCTCCGAGCTCTCAGCTCTCTCTGGATGGGCCGTCCTAGACAAGATCATCAAGGCTAA